Below is a genomic region from Castanea sativa cultivar Marrone di Chiusa Pesio chromosome 2, ASM4071231v1.
TCTCCAGTTGAGCTCCTGTTAGAGTCAGGGAGGCATGATATAAGCCGGACTACTGTGTCTCGGACTTTAAGGTAGTACCTCGACCTAGTATTACCACACATGTTATACATAAAGTTGATGTCGTGGTGGTCAAGGCATAAGCCGTACAAGTTGTTGAGCTCTTACACAACTCACCACTCTATAGAAATTTGGTGGAAGTTGGTTGGGGCAAAGACCGTAGAAACTAAGTGTCCTAAGTAACAAGGGTCCACAGGAAATATAACCCCCCTTCTAAGATAGCCATTATGGGAAAAAATACTACCCGAGGACGCGTATCATTTTCTATGTTGCCCTTAGTGCAATATTCTATATCTACATCTAAAGGAACGTTAAATCTAGCCCTAAAGGTGGCCAAGCATTAAATGAGTTTTAGGTGGGAAAGGCATTAATTCCTCTCTTTGTAATCATTGCACCCGTGGCCTCAGTACATGAACCGTCAAGCAATGATGATCGTTAGATTTGACAGCCTGTTACCCTCGCACCAAAAGCGCAGGCTGTCTAATATGTAATTAATGGCTGACAGTTGATGTGCCCAAGAAGTGACAGTCATTTAATGTGGATCCTTGATTCCATCCCTGGGACATGGAAAGGAATCaaggggggctattgtacgaTAATCAGCCCATCCTTAGGTGGTCCATGGGCTGTAGGTCGGATAAGGGTCATTCATCGGTCCCAGTCCATGCTGATCGGCCGAAATAACTGTGGACTATCTCAGCCTTAGGGTCTGATGTTGCTCGGAGCCTGCTCTAGGGTATCTCGGTAATGTCTTAGGGAGGTCGCCGTCGAACAACATCCGACGTATGTTGCAAGTCCCAAACTGACGTACTGTTTCTAAAGTGAGGCCCCTTTCTATTGGGAATAATCCTAAGGGGCCCCACCTGCACGAAAAACCATTAAAAGTAATCATCACTGGCCCACTCAAGAAGCCTATAAATAGTGGGAAATTAGAAGAAAGAGAGGTTGGACACTAGAGGGTGAGGAACCAGAGAATTagagtgagaaagaaaaagagtgaGCCTGTTCGGGAAGGTAATAGGTAATCATTTGTTGGGTATGAGCTTTTGCCTTTAAGAGCTTTCCATTGTAGGATATCTAAACACCCATAACAACAAATAGACTATGAGCCCAGCTTAGTAGTTAGCCCATTAACCGAGCCGTATGCctcacaaaattattttagaattttttttgaacaaaaatttaaatgaatttaatCTCAATTGCTAGCCAAGCAAAATCATGTGTGGTGCTGTTAGCAAACCGTGGAACCCAATATGCAAAGCATTCCTCATACTCCAACAGTGATTCATCAAAGATAACACCTTAAATTCCattatttctttgattttgtaagAAAATTAATGGAACTCAATGGATGGTTGTGCCAGGATTACTCCTCAAAATcccattaattcttttttggtATAAAATTAGAAACGAAATCGGAGCAGGAGGCTCGGAAGTAGGATCATACACGATGATAAGCACTCAGAGTGAGTTGGTTATTTTCCTACTATTTATTGTTTGCTCTATTAAAATTCTGTCTCTAACTCTGTCTCAACAAGCCATTCCGCATCCTATGAATTGCTGGAAAATCACTACCCTGTCGGATTATATATGCCTATTGCTACAGCtaaatttttaagtaattatTAATTAGTCATTCTAATTAATCTCTCTTGTTATTAGTATTCAAGAAATTTTCGATAAGGCACAGCAGGAGGTCAATATCTGAAATGATTTGAAGATGTACGGCGCAATATCAATGGTTGGCACAACTGGCTTGGCCCTTTGCATGATATGGTATCTTCATATCATTAACAAGAAGCTGAAGAgtattgacaaaaaaattgcAGAGATGGGGAATGCAGGCCAGCCACCAGACGGCTCAGATATACCGTACTAGTTGGGTGAGTCCAGCACAATACAACTTTTTTTGAAATCATGTACTTACACACAAGCCGAAATCATGTTTTAGGTAAGAATTGATTGGGTCATCCAAACAGTTCTAGTTAAAAATTGTAGAAGAGATCTAAGTTGCTTTTTGGATCAGTTGCCTTTATAGTTGCAATTACACTGATTTGTTTTGGTGTGATTTCGTATATTTTCTTTGGTCACCTCTTTATTAGTTGCAATTacattgattttattattatgtgaTGGTGATTGGCTGCATTTTATATGTGGATCTAACCCTGAGAAGCATGTTTACTCACTATCTTAGTAAATCACCGAATCATCTATCCTGCTTTCACTTAGAATTGCACTTCTAAAAGGAAGTCTATCTCTTtgttaagatattttttttcttctcttcatttgaaattttttcattatataaagCTTGTAAACTTGCACTCCTTGTGAGCACTGTATGCTGTACATATAATGCAGACAATGGGTTATCCTAGTTATCAAGTGACTAAGATTGAATAATCAaccagtttctttttttttttaaatctttggGTAAGTTGTATTAATTCATGTTAGTGAACATTGACCAATAATGGCGAGATGAGAGGAGCTTTGATAGTGTGGATTAGGTGAAAAGAGATGTGGTTATGAAGAAGGAGTTAATGTTCATCGTGGGTTAGGGATTTGAAATCTCATTTTGGGGATTGAATTCAGTTGGGTTTGAGGTGTCTAACTAGTGAGGAGAGTGTTGATGACATGTACAGCAAACACCTTTGTTTAGCTTCTTTTAATGACACGGAAAAATCTGAACATCTGAAAAATAAGATTGAACATCCGCATCTGCTTGGCAAAAAAATAGCTACGTAACTAAATAATCGGGAAGAGAATTTTTGATAgtattttgaggaaaaactaaatatttggccaaaaaaaaaaaaacgccagTATTTCTATTTCActcaaattcaaatacatagtttctactttctatacaaaaattagggaaaaaaaaaaggtagtgtTATCGTAGGGCTGTAAGGCAAAGGCAATTTGTGTTGAAGCAACCCAAGATCATGGACCCGAGCGACTCAAGCCCTGACGGGCCGCGACGAACCCAGGCTCGACCCTCAAGGCCTCTTGGAAAGCCTCCCTAGCCTCTTCTCTCATTCCTTTCCGTTCGTAACACTCTCCCAACAAACAAAACGCCGTCGCTTTGTCATTAATCCCACTCAGCCTCACCGCCTCGACCAAATCGTCCACGGCCGACTCAACTCGCCGCTTCCGATTCATGGCCAGCTTCAACTCGGCCCTCGTCACGAGCGCGTCCCCACGCGCGCCTTCGGAGAGCGACTTTACGCGCGGCGGCGACAGGACTAGGTCCAGGGATCGAATCGCGGAGGCCGTGTGGCCCATGAGGTGTAGAGCGTGAGCTTTGAGGAGGTGAGGGGTTGGGTcctttggagagagagagagggcttTCTCGGCTTCGATGAGAGCGGACTTGGCGTGGGCCTGGGATTGGGCCCGGTGGTGCGTGGATCGGGCCCGAGCGAGGAGGTGGGACCCTTGGACGAAGTGGCGGTTGGTGTGGAGAGCGGCTCGGTTCTTTGTTCGGAGCTTGTTTAGAGCTTGTCTTGGGAGTTTGTGAACTGCGATGAACATTGCTAGGGTTAAGAGTAGCAAAGCCAATTGGATCGCAATCTCAGTCGCCATTACTCCAAGTTGACTTAAATTGCGATTGTTTGTATCGATTCGAGGGGGACAACACTGGTTTATCCTGAATTTTGGGCCAAGGTTCTAACTGGGATCGTTAAAACTAATTTTGCAGACTCACTAGCTACGTGACCATCTTTTTAAGATTTGAATTCCGTCGAAAAAACCATGAGATGATATTAGAAGCTGAAGTCCCAAAAGTGATCATGTAATGAGGAGAAATGCACAAcatttttgcaataaatttataacaaatcataCGTGAGAAGTTtctattagttctaatttacaACAAATACATgcacaacaatttcacaatatttttcacaacaaattatagataGTTAGtagttattggttcaaatttgaacctaacattaAGATTGCTTTTTTGCCTTGACAATAATaatcagtaacaacctgccacttaagatttgttgtgaaaatgttaggGACATATCGTTTCTTATTATGTTTTTGTCAACCAATAACAACAtgtcatttatgatttgttgtgaaaatgttatgaatataatatttctcattaatttataaatatggtatattgtaaattacactcctaaatttggggtgtttgatttttttttttaatgggaaaataTGCATTTCATTCATCAGAAACAAGATTACAATAGAGAGTTGGAGCTGCAAGAGCAATTACAAGCCACAATCCTTAATAATAAGATGCTCAATAAAGCCTAGAATGACACCTTTCCAAACCTGAGAGACACCTAACATCCTAGTTGCTTTTGCAAGATCATGGGCAACTCTGTTGCCATCCCGTTTCAGATGCTGGAATAAACACCaggaaaaagaggaagaaaggtCCCTTATGTTATGAATGATGTGTCCGAACTCACCACCCACATTACCTTCGTTAATTGCTTGTATAATGGAGAGGGCATTAGATTCCAAAATAACATTGGAAAGACACATCTCTGATGCTAACAACACACCTTCTTGTAAAGCCAAAGCTTCTGTAATCTCAACTGTGAAAGGCGATGAAAGGACCTTGCTAGAGGCTGCAATTGAAGAGCCTAGACTGTCTCGGATTATCACACCAACGCTAGATGGCCTGCCATCATCCGAGGTTGCGCCATCAacatttattttgatgaaactGGCAGGGTGAGCTCTCTAATTGGTCAAGGAAGGGACCAAGGGCAAGTTAGAATATGAACAAGCTTCCTTATAATCACCAAGAATCCTATTAGCCATTTCCCAAATCTGTTTTGGAGGGGCACTTAAATCTTCATGAAGTGCTTGATTGCGATTCCACCAAATGGACCAAGCAACTGCAAAGAAGAGCTCCAAAGCAAAGGAGGAGTCATTTTCAGCAATATCCACAGGTTCTCAGGTACCAGGGGTTAAAACAATTATACAGTTGAGCCAATGTGCCTGAGTTAGCTTGGCATGACCACAATTGAGAAGCGCATGGGCTTTGGTTTCAATGGCCTTGTCACATAGAGGGCAAAAACTTGAGTAGTGAATTCCTCTATGACTTAAGCTAAACATGGTAGGAATGTCGTTGATACATGTTCTCCAAGCAAAAATCTTAAGCTTTGGTGGAATTTTTTAGTGCCAAATCCTCTTCCACATTGTGGTCTTTGTCATTAATTGATGAGCTCCCCCCATCCTCATTTGAGACCACCAAACTTGAGGCAATATGGTACACGCTTTTGACCGTTAACGtcccttttttatttcctatcCAAATAAGGTAATCCTCCGGAAAATTGTAACTCAGAGGGAATTCCAAAATTGTGTTGGCTTCAAAAGGTAGGAAAATGGACCTGACCATATCAACTTTCCACCATTTAGTGTCATGATCAATAAGGGAAGACACCATAGGGAAACCTCTAAAATCTGTTTGGGGTGAGATCACTTTGTGAGTTGTTAGAGTTGGCAGTCACTTATCGTCCCAAATATGGATTCTTCGACTATTACCTACCCTCCATCTTGTGCCCTTTCCAATTATTTCAAGGCTGTTGTAGATGCTACGCCATGCGTAGGAGGGGTTGCTGCCTTTCTTTGAGTTAAAAACTTTGTCATGAGGGAAATACTTGGCTTTAAAAACCCGAGCCATTAGAGAGTTTGGATTGGTAAGAATTCTCCATCCTTGCTTGGCCAACATGGATAGATTGAAAGCTTGGAGGTTTTGAAAGCTCATTCCTCTATGGAACTTTGACTTGCACATTTTCTTCCAACCAACCCATGCAATTTTGTTCTCCTCATCtttttgtccccaccaaaagtTTCGTATCATATTTTCCAATTCTTTGCATCGCTTATTAGGAAGTTGGAAGCAGCTCATTGTGTATGTGGGCATTGCTTGGGCTACCACTTTGATAAGAATCTCCATCCTTCCTATTGAAAGGAGCTTTCCTTTCCAATCAACAAGTTTTTTAGCAACCTATTCTTTAATTTCTGCAAACACCTGAGATTTTGATTTCTCAATGATGGATGGAAGCCCTAAATATTTGTTGTGCCTAGAATCTTGCATTGGGCCAAGGGTGTTCAGAATGCTCCCCCTCATCTCTTGAGGGGTGTTTGGGCTAAAGAAAACTGATTACTTGTCAGTATTAATTTTCAACCCCAAAGCCGCTTCATAGCTATTAAGAATACTGACAAGATTTTGGCATTCTTGGACCTTTGCTTCGCAAAAAGGAGACTGTTGTCGGCGAAGAAGAAATGAGTAATTCTTGGgcagcctctataaatagagattCCATGAATTTGTTGGTTTCGGGCTACTTCATGGATAAGTGCAAAAAGACCTTCGGCACAGAGGAGGAATAAGCAAGGAGAAAGGGGATCTCCTTGCCTAATGCCCCTTGAAGGGATTATGTTTCCACAAGCCTCACCGTTTATGATCACTGAATAAGACATAGAAGAGACACATTGCATAATAAGATCAATCCATTTATTATCAAAACCCAATTTCTCCATCATTCCTTTAATAAAATTCCATTCAACTCTATCAAAAGCTTTGCTCATATCTAGTTTAATTGAC
It encodes:
- the LOC142625999 gene encoding uncharacterized protein LOC142625999, translating into MATEIAIQLALLLLTLAMFIAVHKLPRQALNKLRTKNRAALHTNRHFVQGSHLLARARSTHHRAQSQAHAKSALIEAEKALSLSPKDPTPHLLKAHALHLMGHTASAIRSLDLVLSPPRVKSLSEGARGDALVTRAELKLAMNRKRRVESAVDDLVEAVRLSGINDKATAFCLLGECYERKGMREEAREAFQEALRVEPGFVAARQGLSRSGP